From the genome of Kluyveromyces lactis strain NRRL Y-1140 chromosome F complete sequence:
AACCTACCACAACTAACAGAACTAATACAGAATGCCTATGCcagcaaaaaaaaggtGCTAATCCACTGTCAATGTGGAGTATCAAGATCAGCTTCCTTGATAGTAGCTTACATGATGAGATACGACAAATTAAGCTTGAATGAAGCATATAATAAATTGAAGTCTGTCGCCAGAGAAATAAGTCCAAATATGAGTTTGTTATTCCAACTAATGGAATGGGAAGATTGGCTTAACAATTGTGACTCAATCAATGATAACTGTCGGAAACAGTCATTCGAGTCCATCTCGGAATTCGGTGAACTCTCTCTGTGAGATTGTATGATATAAAACGCAATTTTAGGGATACCCATACAAAGTATATAGTAGCCTAAACACTACTCTGTAATAATACGCCGCGGATCTTCTGTTTGGGCAAACTATCAAAACGTACCAAGTGATAATTCTGTTCTTAAAAACATTAAACTTTTGAAGGTTTCTAAGTTATGATATAAGGTAAATAAAGCTGGTGACAAGGGAGAATAATGCAAAGAAACCATTAGATAATACTGTCCTCCCACTTATTATACTTCGGACTTTACGTTACTCGAAGGATTCATTCAGAAGAGTGCGAATTATGGAAAATCAGAGGCCATTCATAActttcaaacctttctGAAAAAACCGAGTAATAACCATGAGCGAACCTGtcaaaaaaagaagcttGGGCAGTTATCTATCTCGTCTCGAAgagagaagagaagaacGAGAAAGATCAGAGCAACAGCAGCGAGAAAGTCCTAAGCCAGTGGGTGAAAATGGGAATTATTCTGTTACCAATGTTCCAGTAAAGGAGGAAGAGGTATCTCAAAAGGTAACTTCAACTGATCAGAACAGTACAAAACAACCATCAGACGAACCCTATGTCGTTAGCCAAGCAAACAGCTCTGACCAGAAAGTTGGATCTCCTTTGAATAATCAAGAGTCAATACCGGTGAGACAAGCGGAAACGAAAGGACCtattaatgaaataaaacagGAAACGGATgtagaagaaaagaaaaatctaCCGAAAGTAGGGAGAAATAAGCATTCTGACGAAGAATATAGTAGTGCACTCAGTGAAGTTGAAAGTGACGCACCGACAGAGCCTGCATCGCCACCAAGACCAAAAATGGGGAGACTAATACGAGGTGATCAACTTGAAAGCGGAAACAACAGTCGACAATCAAGTGCTCCAGTATTGACAAATGATGGGGAATCCGATTCTGATCTTTCCGATTTAGATGAGGCTCGTACAGCTAAAATATCAAGCAGTGCGATTCACGAAGATTCCTCTCCGGTGAAACATTATAATGAACACAAGCGCAAATCCTCTAGTATAGAAAACTCCTCCAATCACAAGAAGCAAAAACATTCTGCCGGGAAAAAGATACCGAAGACTAAGCGTGGAGTACATAGGGATGCCGGAGGCAGGACAAAACTACAAATTGCTTGTGATAAAGGCAAATATGATTTGGCAAAAAAacttattgaagaagacgGCTATGACGTTAACGACCAAGACAACGCTGGAAATACGCCACTACACGAAGCAGCTCTAAATGGTCATTCAGCAATTGTCGAGTTGCTCGTAAGAAATGGAGCTAATGTTAATATTCAATCATATGATATGTTTCTAGATACGCCTCTTATTGATGCTTCCGCGAATGGCCACATAAATGTTGTAAAATATCTTCTAGATCACGGAGCAGATCCAACAATGGTAAATGCCAAAGGTCTAAGTGCAATTGAATCTATTGAGGAGGAATCAGACATGGATAATGATGATAGAAGAATAGTGCACGATATGAAAGATATGTTAAAGAGAGCAACGAGGAAATATATAAAACATTCCCATCGCACCTTACAGTCTAGTTCCATGTCAAGACATTCAGATGATATAGACAAACAACTCAACCATGATGACGACTTTTATTGGACTGATATCAGTTCAAAATTGGGTAAAAACAAGCTTTTGAAAGCTTCCAAAGAGGGGAAATTAGCATACGTCGGTTCGTACCTTGAAAACGGTGGTAGACCTGATTTCAGATGTTTCCTTGAGAGTTGCATATATGGTCATGATGACGTAGTAAGTTTATTTTTAGCCTTTGGCGCACAAGTTAATATGAGTAACAAAGAAGGTCAAACTCCGTTGATGCTATCTGTCGGGCGTGGACATGTCAACGTCGTGAAACTTTTACTCGAAGCCGGGGCGGATCCACAGAAAACTGACAAACGAAAGAAAACTGCCTTGCATTATGCTAACCACAGCTCTCTTGGTCTAACGGATCCTGATGAAGTGAATTTACTCAAAGCAGCGGTGAGGGCAAAATATGGATACGAAGTTTCAAACAACAGCGATGAAGAGGGGGAGGAAGATTCTGAAGGGAAATCTCCTTCACCTAGAGAAATATCGTCAATTCCATCCACCAAAGGAGAAGAGCAAGATCGTTCTTTGGAAATTCGTAAAGATGATAGTCCTTATCATTCAGAACCACAATCTAAAATCGGAAATATCAATGAGGAAAAGCCAAAATTATTACCTGATTCTCAAACGACAGCAGAAACTGCTTCCCTAGTCAGGCCAAGTCTAGAGAGACTAGActcaacaaaatcaacatcttcaacatcattAACTCATCGTTATAAAAGTGCATCTCCTACACATCAACTATCCACTCCGCCTATTCTTCCGAAAGAAAGCGAAGAAGAGAGAGCCGCAAGGTTGAAGAGCGAAGAAGAGTACAGGCAAAAGAGACTgcaacagaagaaaaggaaagaacAGGAATTCTTAAACAGATTAGCTGAAGATGAACGGA
Proteins encoded in this window:
- the HOS4 gene encoding Hos4p (similar to uniprot|P40480 Saccharomyces cerevisiae YIL112W HOS4 Subunit of the Set3 complex which is a meiotic-specific repressor of sporulation specific genes that contains deacetylase activity potential Cdc28p substrate), with protein sequence MSEPVKKRSLGSYLSRLEERREERERSEQQQRESPKPVGENGNYSVTNVPVKEEEVSQKVTSTDQNSTKQPSDEPYVVSQANSSDQKVGSPLNNQESIPVRQAETKGPINEIKQETDVEEKKNLPKVGRNKHSDEEYSSALSEVESDAPTEPASPPRPKMGRLIRGDQLESGNNSRQSSAPVLTNDGESDSDLSDLDEARTAKISSSAIHEDSSPVKHYNEHKRKSSSIENSSNHKKQKHSAGKKIPKTKRGVHRDAGGRTKLQIACDKGKYDLAKKLIEEDGYDVNDQDNAGNTPLHEAALNGHSAIVELLVRNGANVNIQSYDMFLDTPLIDASANGHINVVKYLLDHGADPTMVNAKGLSAIESIEEESDMDNDDRRIVHDMKDMLKRATRKYIKHSHRTLQSSSMSRHSDDIDKQLNHDDDFYWTDISSKLGKNKLLKASKEGKLAYVGSYLENGGRPDFRCFLESCIYGHDDVVSLFLAFGAQVNMSNKEGQTPLMLSVGRGHVNVVKLLLEAGADPQKTDKRKKTALHYANHSSLGLTDPDEVNLLKAAVRAKYGYEVSNNSDEEGEEDSEGKSPSPREISSIPSTKGEEQDRSLEIRKDDSPYHSEPQSKIGNINEEKPKLLPDSQTTAETASLVRPSLERLDSTKSTSSTSLTHRYKSASPTHQLSTPPILPKESEEERAARLKSEEEYRQKRLQQKKRKEQEFLNRLAEDERKRVEEKEKLKQQEEQRLEQAKKEELLKEEELRNRNEVEKRLKIRERYPIGLRVIDFKDLENYDKFGPVYYFTEDGSKWVLDLQISVIIKSSTEELKKQSSEFKEVEKGQYPQLWNLFKFIFLYGGSDNANNSKSLPWRQLSEIDQTEYVKFYELPLTWIKLSRLNLQDLNPKMNDWIEKNMIEFIPASTSALYRTRKVLLRDSKRPGQNENNANTRFVPAKYQSRSKMLPWLNASKALW